From Hydractinia symbiolongicarpus strain clone_291-10 chromosome 11, HSymV2.1, whole genome shotgun sequence, the proteins below share one genomic window:
- the LOC130613873 gene encoding uncharacterized protein LOC130613873 — translation MSSRTFNTQASVIQDRYKICFCGKYGVGKTTIFRCLRDHVRTVNRNNALEGGPPDSGGIGIDSITYVLPELNSEVILFDTGGLERHNSLSLGSYFKNAACIVAVYDVTDLDSLFYLDREFTNITQRAYCDSAKYIIFRNKSDMPPGRVRVEKERETDFLSSTVEFKEHIYDIVETSGLMDSGIKDFFLRGLIEVLKDAQPTRPTVQPFKRFYSENNGKKSFCC, via the exons ATGTCTTCCAGAACATTTAATACTCAAGCATCAGTCATTCAAGATCGTTATAAAATTTGCTTCTGTGGTAAATACGGCGTTGGCAAGACAACAATTTTCCGTTGTTTGAGAGATCATGTGAGAACTGTGAATAGAAATAATGCGTTGGAAGGTGGTCCACCGGACTCTGGTGGTATTGGAATTGATAGTATCACGTATGTTCTTCCGGAGTTGAATTCAGAA GTTATTCTCTTTGACACCGGGGGTTTAGAACGACATAACTCGTTGTCATTGGGCTCGTATTTCAAGAATGCAGCATGCATAGTTGCAGTGTATGATGTCACAGACCTCGACTCACTTTTTTATTTAGACAGAGAATTTACGAACATTACTCAACGTGCTTATTGCGATTCTGCAAAATACATCATCTTCCGTAACAAATCCGATATGCCTCCAGGAAGGGTGCGTGTGGAAAAAGAGCGGGAAACAGACTTTTTGAGTAGCACTGTGGAATTTAAGGAACATATATATGATATTGTAGAAACGTCGGGTTTGATGGATAGTGGTATTAAAGACTTTTTTTTACGTGGTTTAATCGAAGTATTGAAAGATGCACAACCCACACGACCGACTGTTCAACCTTTCAAAAGATTTTATAGCGAAAATAACGGCAAGAAATCCTTCTGCTGTTAA
- the LOC130613871 gene encoding uncharacterized protein LOC130613871 produces the protein MAKTQSRPSSAISVENDPILPRYGSGRWRKGNKMSGTRYKVCLSGKFDVGKTSIFMRVQDMEFSEEKPTCQTLTYEFKDKDDETIEYSIWDTNGFEERDTSTMGDHYRNAHCIIFVYDTSDFSSLEYLEYELESIEKNQYAPNTKFILIQNKIDIKPTKLIPYEQQKEFISNSKLRNKIDLFWQTSAKTSEGIKELFDGELQELLTIPDREEKQLTAFDRFIAESTENVAKIKGKKKRKLKCKTM, from the exons ATGGCTAAAACACAGTCTCGACCAAGTAGTGCAATAAGTGTAGAAAACGATCCCATTTTACCACGTTATGGCAGTGGTCGCTGGAGAAAGGGAAATAAAATGTCAGGAACACGTTATAAAGTCTGTTTATCAGGAAAATTTGATGTTGGAAAAACGTCAATATTCATGCGTGTACAGGATATGGAATTCTCTGAAGAAAAACCCACCTGTCAAACGTTAACATATGAATTTAAAGACAAAGATGATGAAACTATTGAG TATTCTATATGGGACACAAATGGTTTTGAAGAGCGTGATACATCAACAATGGGTGACCACTACCGGAATGCTCACTGCATTATATTTGTATACGATACTTCAGATTTTAGTTCTTTGGAATATTTAGAATATGAACTGGAATCAATCGAAAAGAACCAATATGCACCcaatacaaaatttattttaatacaaaacaaaatCGACATTAAACCTACCAAATTAATACCATATGAACAGCAAAAAGAATTCATTTCCAATTCTAAGTTACGaaataaaatagatttattTTGGCAGACTTCGGCAAAGACTAGTGAAGGCATTAAAGAATTATTTGATGGAGAGCTGCAAGAATTATTAACCATCCCGGATCGTGAAGAGAAACAACTAACAGCGTTTGATAGGTTTATAGCAGAATCGACAGAAAATGTAGCAAAGATCAAAGGGAAAAAGAAGCGCAAACTAAAATGTAAAACTATGTAA